A region from the Kineothrix sp. IPX-CK genome encodes:
- a CDS encoding response regulator transcription factor: MKNILIIEDDRVLSNGISLTLKSEEYHIEQSFDLNSARQALLKEHFELLILDINLPDGNGLDFLKEFRQMQEAKVILLTANDMETDIVLGLEMGADDYITKPFSLAVLRARVNSQLRYRSQRMGEVVIVSSFRFDFERMEYCKGGTSIELSKTEQKLLRILVLNRGKILSRSELVDRIWTDGAEYVDENALSVTIKRLRDKVEEDSSKPQYIKTVYGIGYIWEDNGK, translated from the coding sequence ATGAAGAATATACTGATCATTGAAGACGACCGTGTCTTGAGCAACGGTATTTCGTTGACGCTAAAAAGCGAGGAATATCATATTGAACAGAGCTTCGACTTGAATTCTGCGAGGCAAGCACTTTTAAAGGAGCATTTCGAGCTTTTGATTTTAGATATTAACCTGCCGGATGGCAATGGACTGGATTTTTTAAAGGAATTCAGACAAATGCAGGAGGCAAAGGTGATTTTACTGACAGCAAACGACATGGAGACCGATATCGTCCTGGGACTTGAAATGGGAGCGGACGATTATATCACTAAGCCATTTTCTCTGGCTGTGCTGCGGGCGCGGGTAAACAGTCAGCTCAGGTACAGGTCGCAGCGCATGGGCGAAGTAGTGATTGTGTCTTCCTTCCGCTTTGATTTCGAAAGAATGGAGTATTGCAAGGGCGGTACGTCTATTGAACTGAGCAAAACGGAACAGAAACTTTTGCGCATTCTTGTGCTGAATCGCGGCAAGATCCTTTCACGATCCGAGCTGGTAGATCGCATATGGACGGACGGAGCGGAATACGTGGATGAAAATGCTCTTTCCGTTACAATTAAGCGCCTGAGGGATAAGGTGGAGGAGGATTCCTCGAAACCTCAATATATCAAAACAGTGTATGGAATCGGGTATATTTGGGAGGATAATGGAAAATGA
- a CDS encoding ABC transporter permease: MMKVKNKKTIFSLSLKTLRANYTRNIIAVAAIVLTTVLFTSLFTIAMSINHSFQQANFRQAGGWSHGTFKYMTREQFEEIKSDPLIKQYGLRRFAGMAESEPFLKSHVEIGYSDAKQAHWMYCDPAEGRLPAENSNEAATDTRVLELLGIEPVLGNEFTMTFDVDGTEVTETFVLSGWWEYDEAIIANHVLIPHSRAQAIYDNIGIGSGIGDDGMTGSWNLDVMLGSSLHIEQDMNKILAGHGYQTESRSAEDRDNYIAIGVNWGYTGSQLADNMDFITVVAIVGLLLIITFTGYLIIYNVFQISVSNDIRFYGLLKTIGTTGRQIRRIIRHQALLLSLFGIPFGLLIGYGVGVRLTPVILSQLNGVVQDAVSASPLIFIGSALFALVTVMISCRRPGRMAAKVSPIEAVRYTEGTASKKAIRESQSGASLLKMAWANLGRSRGKTTVTVVSLSLAALLLNMTVTFTNGFDMDKYLSDMVSDFIVADAGYFQTGALWSADRALPEVAISSLETRPGVESGGRVYGMTGPAEEFVTEDYYRAMYGAWNDQETLDYLVAAADKNDAGLLADRVQLYGMEQYTLDKLTVLEGDLSRLYEPGGRYVAAVYSEDDYGNPLMDSHWAKLGDNITLRYVEEYEYYDPDTGEILDFENITDDQNYYYRAKVYQNVEYEVAALVIVPNSLSYRYYGADEFVMNERTFIQDSDTSNVMYYACDVKDESIDGMEAFLSDLTNNRMPQFDYESKATYAAEFDSFRNMFLMLGGILSFIVGLVGVLNFLNAILTGILTRRRELAMLQSIGMTGRQLKAMLIWEGLYYALGAVAVSLMLSLAAGPLLSRVLENTFWFFTYRFTVLPILALAPIFTALGIAAPLVVYCTVARRSVVERLRETE; the protein is encoded by the coding sequence ATGATGAAGGTGAAAAATAAAAAAACAATTTTTAGTTTGTCTTTAAAAACCTTAAGAGCAAATTATACGAGAAATATTATTGCGGTGGCGGCGATAGTGCTGACGACAGTATTATTCACCTCACTGTTTACCATTGCCATGTCAATTAACCATTCTTTTCAGCAGGCGAACTTCCGTCAGGCGGGTGGATGGAGCCACGGGACATTCAAGTATATGACCAGAGAGCAGTTCGAGGAGATAAAAAGCGATCCTCTCATTAAGCAGTACGGGTTGCGTCGTTTTGCAGGAATGGCGGAAAGCGAACCTTTCCTTAAATCTCATGTGGAAATTGGATACAGCGACGCAAAGCAGGCACACTGGATGTACTGCGACCCGGCAGAAGGCCGGCTGCCTGCCGAGAACAGCAATGAAGCCGCCACCGATACACGTGTGCTGGAATTGCTTGGTATCGAGCCGGTATTGGGAAACGAGTTTACCATGACTTTTGATGTGGACGGTACTGAGGTAACGGAAACCTTTGTACTGAGCGGCTGGTGGGAATATGACGAGGCGATTATCGCAAACCATGTTCTTATCCCCCACAGCCGCGCACAGGCTATCTATGATAACATTGGAATAGGAAGCGGCATAGGCGATGACGGCATGACAGGCTCATGGAATCTGGACGTTATGCTGGGCAGTTCACTGCACATTGAACAGGATATGAACAAAATCCTTGCCGGTCACGGTTATCAGACAGAAAGCCGCTCGGCGGAGGATAGGGATAACTATATTGCAATAGGTGTAAACTGGGGCTACACCGGCTCACAGCTTGCTGATAATATGGATTTCATCACCGTTGTTGCAATCGTGGGGCTTCTGTTGATCATTACCTTTACGGGTTATCTGATCATTTATAACGTATTTCAGATTTCAGTTTCAAATGATATCCGTTTCTATGGACTGCTGAAAACCATCGGCACCACCGGACGGCAGATCAGGCGCATCATCAGGCATCAGGCACTTTTGCTGTCTCTGTTCGGGATTCCCTTTGGACTGCTGATTGGCTATGGCGTGGGAGTTCGGCTGACACCTGTGATTTTGTCCCAGCTCAACGGTGTCGTACAGGATGCGGTATCGGCAAGTCCGCTGATTTTTATTGGCTCTGCACTTTTTGCGTTGGTTACAGTGATGATTTCCTGCCGCAGACCGGGGAGAATGGCGGCAAAAGTATCGCCTATAGAGGCGGTTCGCTACACCGAGGGGACGGCGAGTAAAAAAGCGATACGCGAGTCGCAGTCAGGTGCGTCTCTGCTCAAAATGGCATGGGCAAATCTGGGGCGAAGCCGGGGAAAGACAACCGTCACCGTTGTTTCCCTTTCTCTGGCAGCTTTGCTGCTCAACATGACGGTTACTTTTACGAATGGTTTTGATATGGATAAATATCTGTCCGATATGGTTTCAGATTTTATCGTGGCGGATGCGGGATATTTTCAGACAGGAGCACTTTGGAGTGCCGACAGGGCACTGCCCGAAGTTGCCATCTCCAGTCTGGAAACCCGGCCGGGCGTGGAATCAGGAGGGCGGGTCTACGGCATGACCGGGCCGGCAGAAGAATTTGTCACCGAGGATTATTATCGAGCCATGTATGGGGCGTGGAATGATCAGGAAACTCTGGACTACCTTGTTGCCGCTGCGGATAAAAATGATGCAGGGCTGTTAGCTGACCGGGTGCAGCTTTACGGTATGGAGCAATATACGCTCGATAAGCTGACAGTACTGGAGGGTGATTTGTCCAGGCTCTATGAGCCGGGAGGACGTTATGTTGCGGCAGTCTATTCCGAGGATGACTACGGCAATCCCCTGATGGATTCTCATTGGGCAAAGCTTGGCGATAATATAACGTTGCGTTATGTGGAAGAGTACGAATATTACGACCCGGATACGGGCGAAATTCTTGATTTTGAAAATATTACCGATGATCAGAATTATTACTACCGGGCAAAAGTGTATCAGAATGTTGAGTATGAGGTGGCGGCACTGGTCATTGTGCCGAACTCCCTCAGCTACCGCTATTATGGCGCAGATGAGTTTGTTATGAACGAACGGACGTTTATTCAAGACAGCGATACCAGTAATGTGATGTATTATGCCTGCGATGTCAAGGATGAAAGCATTGACGGCATGGAGGCCTTTTTATCCGATTTGACCAATAATAGGATGCCACAGTTCGATTATGAGAGCAAGGCGACATATGCTGCGGAGTTCGATTCCTTTCGGAATATGTTCCTGATGCTCGGAGGTATTCTGAGCTTTATTGTCGGGCTTGTAGGAGTACTCAATTTTCTCAACGCAATTTTGACCGGAATTCTCACACGGCGCAGGGAGCTTGCGATGCTTCAGTCCATCGGCATGACCGGCAGGCAACTGAAAGCCATGCTGATTTGGGAGGGACTGTATTATGCTTTGGGTGCAGTCGCCGTATCGCTCATGCTCAGTCTCGCTGCTGGCCCCTTGTTATCCAGAGTATTGGAGAATACATTTTGGTTCTTTACCTATCGGTTTACTGTTTTACCCATATTGGCGCTTGCGCCGATCTTTACAGCGCTGGGTATTGCAGCGCCGCTGGTTGTGTATTGCACTGTCGCCAGACGCTCTGTTGTCGAACGGCTGCGTGAAACGGAATAG
- a CDS encoding HAMP domain-containing sensor histidine kinase — MNKWFLFLLVLSLVFFALSLVLAVYTAHKNTKIMNRLRSMLDMAGNGTFSESVFDESLLSAVEEKMADYLSSSEVSAKNLAQERDKIKALIADISHQTKTPISNILLYSQLLKEQELPEESMPCVEALSAQAQKLAFLIDSLIKTSRLESGVFVLCPKMQEVEPLFNKVLAQAFSQAKEKGVLLTVEETEGAACFDLKWTAEALYNIVDNAIKYTPGGGRVRLSTARYELFFRIDVSDNGIGIAEEEQSSIFGRFYRSAAVHDIDGVGIGLYLARQIIAGQGGYLKVKSLLEEGSTFSVFLPMGQ, encoded by the coding sequence ATGAATAAATGGTTTCTTTTTTTGTTAGTTCTTTCGCTCGTATTTTTTGCGCTTTCCCTCGTATTGGCTGTTTATACGGCTCATAAAAATACGAAAATAATGAATCGGTTAAGATCTATGCTGGATATGGCAGGAAACGGAACTTTTTCGGAATCTGTTTTTGACGAAAGTCTCCTTTCAGCCGTGGAGGAGAAAATGGCGGACTATTTATCGTCATCGGAGGTATCCGCTAAGAATCTGGCGCAGGAAAGGGATAAGATTAAAGCCCTCATCGCGGATATTTCCCACCAGACAAAAACACCTATCTCTAATATCCTGCTTTATTCTCAGCTGTTGAAGGAGCAGGAGCTGCCGGAGGAAAGCATGCCCTGCGTAGAGGCGCTGAGTGCACAAGCACAAAAATTAGCCTTTTTAATCGATTCACTCATTAAAACTTCCCGTTTGGAATCGGGAGTCTTTGTCCTTTGTCCTAAAATGCAGGAGGTGGAGCCCCTTTTTAATAAAGTGCTTGCACAGGCTTTTTCACAGGCGAAGGAAAAGGGGGTGCTGCTCACGGTGGAAGAAACGGAGGGCGCTGCCTGCTTCGATTTGAAATGGACGGCGGAGGCACTTTATAACATCGTGGATAATGCGATTAAGTATACGCCGGGCGGAGGCCGGGTACGGCTTAGTACGGCGCGGTACGAGCTTTTTTTTCGAATAGATGTAAGCGACAACGGCATAGGCATTGCAGAAGAGGAACAGTCCTCAATATTTGGTCGTTTTTACCGTTCTGCTGCAGTCCATGATATCGATGGAGTGGGAATCGGTCTTTATTTGGCAAGACAGATCATTGCAGGACAGGGAGGTTATCTGAAAGTAAAGTCTTTGCTGGAAGAAGGAAGTACTTTTTCTGTATTTTTGCCAATGGGACAGTAA
- a CDS encoding GNAT family N-acetyltransferase, which yields MGIAVREFTKEDIPAMLGIWNEVVEEGVAFPQMELLDERTGMEFFEAQSFTGIAVEEETDSVVGLYILHPNNIGRCGHISNASYAVKGGQRGKKIGEILVSHCIGKAREIGFRILQFNAVVITNTRAIHLYEKLGFVKLGVIPEGFLMKDGSYQDIVPHYYRL from the coding sequence ATGGGTATTGCGGTTAGAGAATTTACGAAAGAGGATATTCCGGCTATGCTTGGAATCTGGAACGAAGTGGTGGAGGAAGGAGTGGCTTTTCCCCAGATGGAGCTTCTCGATGAGCGGACAGGTATGGAATTTTTTGAAGCGCAGTCCTTTACGGGGATAGCGGTAGAGGAGGAGACGGATAGTGTGGTCGGTCTTTATATCCTGCATCCCAACAATATCGGCAGGTGCGGGCACATTTCCAACGCCAGTTATGCGGTAAAAGGCGGACAGCGTGGGAAGAAAATCGGAGAGATACTCGTATCCCACTGTATTGGGAAGGCGAGGGAAATCGGATTCCGGATATTACAGTTCAATGCTGTGGTAATTACCAATACTCGTGCCATTCACTTGTATGAAAAGCTGGGTTTTGTCAAGCTCGGTGTGATTCCTGAGGGATTTCTTATGAAGGACGGAAGCTATCAGGACATCGTTCCCCATTATTATAGATTGTGA
- a CDS encoding YbaN family protein gives MRIRIILLTALGFLFLALGLIGVFLPILPTTPFVLLGAACLTGTPKLRERILRIPFFREYIENYQKGNGLPRRTVIKSLVFLWGMLLVSMFLIGRLWLTLLLIVVGSCVTIHILWIAKPKGDRK, from the coding sequence ATGCGCATCCGCATCATTCTGTTGACTGCATTAGGTTTTCTTTTTCTGGCATTGGGGCTAATCGGAGTTTTTCTGCCGATCTTGCCTACCACACCTTTTGTTTTGTTAGGAGCAGCCTGTTTAACCGGTACTCCGAAACTTAGGGAGAGGATTCTTCGGATTCCCTTTTTCCGGGAATATATCGAAAACTATCAAAAAGGGAACGGCCTGCCTCGCAGGACTGTGATCAAGAGCCTCGTTTTCCTCTGGGGAATGTTGCTCGTGTCCATGTTCCTCATCGGACGGCTTTGGCTCACCCTTCTTCTCATTGTCGTGGGAAGCTGTGTAACGATACACATTCTCTGGATTGCCAAGCCAAAAGGAGATAGAAAATAA
- a CDS encoding glucose 1-dehydrogenase, with amino-acid sequence MSLFDLTGKTAVITGASSGLGVQFAKALARQGADVALMARRAEKLTDVQKEIEQLGVRCLSVPCDVTKMDELKRSVAQIENFFGKVDILVNNAGTGGSVAAEEQTDDEWKRVIDLNLNSVYYVSREFGRGMVARKYGKIINLGSIHSTVAMPGLKISSYCASKGAVAMLTKELANEWAPYNITVNAIGPAYFPSELTDSFVESEDFKQVIKAYCPMGRAGRAGELDGAIVYFASDASSYTTGQLLTIDGGWTSI; translated from the coding sequence ATGAGTCTATTCGATTTAACTGGAAAAACCGCAGTAATTACGGGGGCCTCCTCAGGACTGGGCGTACAGTTTGCCAAAGCCCTGGCAAGGCAGGGCGCCGATGTGGCACTGATGGCCAGAAGAGCAGAAAAGCTTACGGATGTGCAGAAGGAAATCGAGCAGTTAGGCGTTCGCTGTCTCTCCGTTCCATGTGATGTCACAAAGATGGACGAGCTTAAACGATCTGTCGCACAAATTGAAAATTTCTTCGGCAAGGTGGATATTCTTGTAAACAATGCCGGTACCGGAGGCTCTGTAGCCGCCGAAGAGCAGACGGACGACGAATGGAAACGAGTCATCGACCTGAATCTCAACAGCGTTTATTATGTGAGCAGGGAATTCGGAAGAGGGATGGTTGCACGTAAATATGGTAAAATCATCAATCTCGGCTCTATCCACAGTACAGTAGCTATGCCGGGCCTTAAGATCAGTTCCTATTGCGCTTCCAAGGGCGCAGTAGCCATGCTTACAAAGGAATTGGCGAATGAATGGGCACCATATAATATTACGGTCAATGCTATCGGGCCTGCTTATTTTCCTTCCGAGCTTACCGATAGCTTTGTAGAAAGCGAGGATTTCAAGCAGGTAATCAAGGCTTACTGCCCTATGGGAAGAGCCGGAAGAGCCGGAGAACTGGACGGAGCTATCGTTTATTTCGCTTCCGATGCTTCCAGCTATACGACAGGACAGCTTTTGACGATAGACGGCGGATGGACATCCATTTAG
- a CDS encoding catalase, with amino-acid sequence MEQYKKLTNEVGAPIPDNENAITVGPRGPVVMQDVWLLEKMAHFNREVIPERRMHAKGWGAYGDFTVTGDISEFTKAKVLQPGHKTDVFVRFSTVAGERGAADCERDIRGFACKFYTEEGNWDLVGNNTPTFFIRDVHNFSDLNRAVKRDPRTGRRSAQNNWDFWTLLPETFHQRTIVMSDRGIPASFRHMHVFGEHTFSFYNAENKRVWCKFHLHTKQGIKCLTNEEAEKINGMDREYHGKDLFESIEKGDYPRWTMYVQIMTEEQAQNHYENPFDITKIWPHKEFPLIEVGILELNRNPENYFAEVEQAAFTPAHVVPGIGFSPDRFLQGRLFAYGDAQRYRLGVNHNHIPVNRARVEVNEYHRDGAMRTDGNYGGAPAYSPNSYGYWTAQPEVSEPPLDIEGAMWRYDPKDDPTDDNFRAGGNLWRILTEDKKQLLIENTAADIAPVTNNIKYRHAVHCYLADTEYGERITEAMGLDIEKVKELSKLDNNGLINATISPEM; translated from the coding sequence ATGGAACAGTATAAGAAATTAACAAACGAGGTCGGCGCACCGATTCCCGATAACGAAAACGCCATCACCGTCGGCCCTCGCGGTCCCGTGGTAATGCAGGATGTATGGCTATTGGAAAAAATGGCTCATTTTAACCGTGAGGTCATTCCCGAACGCCGCATGCATGCAAAGGGGTGGGGCGCTTACGGCGACTTTACGGTTACGGGCGACATCTCCGAATTTACCAAAGCCAAGGTATTGCAGCCCGGACATAAAACTGACGTTTTCGTCCGTTTCTCTACCGTTGCCGGAGAACGGGGCGCTGCCGACTGCGAAAGAGACATCAGAGGCTTTGCCTGCAAATTCTATACCGAAGAAGGAAATTGGGACTTGGTCGGAAATAATACTCCTACTTTCTTCATCCGCGATGTACATAACTTTTCCGACTTGAACCGCGCCGTGAAAAGAGATCCTCGTACCGGCAGGCGCAGCGCGCAGAACAACTGGGATTTCTGGACGCTTCTACCGGAAACCTTCCACCAGCGCACCATCGTCATGTCCGATCGCGGAATTCCTGCTTCCTTCCGCCATATGCACGTTTTCGGCGAACATACCTTCAGCTTCTATAACGCAGAAAACAAAAGGGTATGGTGCAAATTCCATCTGCATACCAAACAGGGAATCAAGTGTCTTACCAATGAGGAGGCCGAAAAAATCAATGGCATGGACCGGGAATACCATGGAAAGGACCTTTTCGAATCCATTGAAAAAGGCGATTATCCTCGCTGGACGATGTATGTACAAATCATGACGGAAGAACAGGCCCAAAATCACTACGAGAATCCCTTCGACATTACAAAAATCTGGCCGCATAAGGAATTTCCTTTGATCGAGGTCGGCATACTGGAGCTTAACAGGAATCCTGAAAATTATTTCGCAGAGGTGGAGCAGGCTGCATTTACCCCCGCCCATGTAGTACCCGGCATCGGATTTTCTCCCGACCGCTTCCTGCAGGGCCGTCTGTTCGCTTACGGCGATGCACAGCGTTACCGCCTTGGCGTGAACCACAACCATATTCCGGTTAACCGTGCCCGGGTTGAGGTCAACGAGTATCACCGGGACGGTGCGATGCGCACAGACGGTAATTATGGCGGTGCTCCCGCTTACTCTCCCAACAGCTACGGCTACTGGACGGCTCAGCCTGAAGTGTCGGAGCCGCCTTTGGATATCGAAGGAGCTATGTGGCGTTACGATCCCAAAGATGACCCTACAGACGATAACTTCCGTGCCGGAGGCAATCTGTGGAGGATTCTTACAGAAGATAAAAAGCAGCTTCTCATTGAAAATACTGCTGCCGACATTGCCCCCGTTACCAATAATATTAAATACCGCCATGCCGTACACTGCTATCTGGCAGATACCGAGTATGGTGAACGAATAACAGAAGCGATGGGACTCGACATCGAAAAAGTAAAGGAGCTGTCCAAACTGGACAACAACGGCCTGATCAATGCTACGATCTCTCCCGAAATGTAA
- a CDS encoding ABC transporter ATP-binding protein, translated as MTILETRNLRKIYGSGEMEVHALDGVDFRVEKGEFVAVVGTSGSGKSTLLHMLGGLDRPTSGSVTVDGKDIFTLKDEELTIFRRRKIGFVFQNYNLVPVLNVYENILLPVQLDGNVPDQDYVTSIIDTLGLSSKLQNLSNNLSGGQQQRVAIARALAAKPAIILADEPTGNLDSRTSQDVMGLLKVTSQKFSQTIVIITHNEEIAQMCDRIIRIEDGKIIGGVRV; from the coding sequence ATGACAATATTAGAAACGCGGAACTTGAGAAAAATTTATGGCAGCGGAGAGATGGAGGTACATGCGCTGGATGGCGTGGACTTCCGTGTGGAAAAGGGAGAATTCGTGGCGGTGGTGGGAACCTCCGGCAGCGGCAAGTCCACACTGCTCCACATGCTTGGAGGGCTGGACAGACCTACCTCCGGAAGTGTGACGGTGGACGGCAAGGATATTTTTACGCTGAAAGATGAAGAACTTACGATCTTCAGGAGACGAAAAATTGGATTCGTGTTTCAGAATTATAATCTTGTACCGGTATTGAATGTTTATGAGAACATTCTCCTGCCCGTTCAGCTGGACGGGAATGTGCCGGACCAGGATTATGTGACCAGTATTATCGATACTCTTGGGCTTAGCTCCAAGCTTCAGAACTTGTCCAATAACCTCTCTGGAGGGCAGCAGCAGCGTGTTGCCATTGCCAGAGCTCTGGCGGCAAAGCCTGCGATTATTCTGGCCGACGAACCCACCGGCAATCTGGATAGCCGTACCAGCCAGGATGTTATGGGCTTATTGAAGGTAACCAGCCAAAAATTCAGTCAGACCATTGTGATCATAACCCATAACGAAGAAATTGCGCAGATGTGTGACCGGATCATCCGAATTGAAGATGGAAAAATCATAGGCGGTGTTCGGGTATGA
- the ygiD gene encoding 4,5-DOPA dioxygenase extradiol, which produces MPTLFVGHGSPMNAIEENQFVEEWKHIGSRIPEPKAILAVSAHWYTKDTRIMTEETASTIYDMYGFPKELYEIVYNAKGAPHFARLAKSMISADVVEDNSWGYDHGTWSVLHRMYPEADIPVFQLSVDRNATVEQHYKIGQELSGLREQGVLIFGSGNVVHNLSRVNWEMEGGYSWAEEFDDYIIENILARRDEAVLDYEKAGSSAQLAFPILDHFAPLLYVLGAAKEEDEITVFNKACVLGSLSMTGYLFES; this is translated from the coding sequence ATGCCAACATTGTTTGTAGGACATGGTTCTCCTATGAATGCGATCGAGGAGAATCAATTTGTGGAGGAATGGAAGCATATTGGAAGCCGGATTCCCGAGCCGAAAGCGATTTTAGCGGTTTCGGCACATTGGTATACTAAGGATACCCGGATTATGACAGAAGAAACGGCTAGTACGATTTACGATATGTATGGATTTCCGAAGGAGCTTTATGAAATTGTCTACAATGCCAAGGGAGCTCCGCATTTCGCCCGGCTGGCGAAATCTATGATCAGCGCGGATGTTGTAGAAGATAATTCCTGGGGTTATGACCACGGAACATGGTCTGTTCTCCACAGAATGTATCCGGAGGCGGATATCCCTGTATTTCAGCTTAGCGTGGATAGAAATGCGACTGTAGAGCAGCATTATAAGATCGGACAGGAGCTGTCCGGACTCAGAGAGCAGGGGGTATTGATATTCGGAAGCGGGAACGTAGTCCATAATCTGTCGAGAGTCAATTGGGAGATGGAGGGCGGCTATTCCTGGGCGGAAGAGTTCGACGATTACATTATAGAGAATATTCTGGCGCGAAGGGACGAGGCTGTGCTTGATTATGAGAAGGCGGGAAGCAGCGCACAGTTGGCATTTCCTATTCTGGATCACTTCGCACCGCTTCTGTATGTGCTCGGAGCAGCAAAGGAAGAGGATGAGATAACCGTATTCAATAAGGCCTGCGTTTTGGGAAGCCTATCCATGACGGGATATTTGTTTGAATCATAA
- a CDS encoding alpha/beta hydrolase: MKCRFTVLLSCILFTFFFTGCQNQSASQTDSAAAEEVSALPATEEATASEPIDEPIAESSTVEEAEPELPPVKLPAAEYRLTIKYSSELLKNAVDGSNPDKTLNIYLPASYYDSEKRYPVVYFFHGLGLTPHTFYRDWEAFAQYMQADPDKELIVVEVDGRTVRDNFSFYVNSEVTGLWEDYVTTEIVPFVDENYRTIADASSRGAAGFSSGGFSCINLTLRHPDIFSCVQAISPGLLKDEDLPEALNGWNATPDFLTAYGRAFAPDPKAESLYNVPVLDGSPEDNALCEKWLDGFGHLDQKISDYLALNKPLNNIQIIYGAQDPYPLMLDGAKYFCELLEENGFDEPLIELQMGHTIPEDYIGTYFVPFFSSSLNFNE; encoded by the coding sequence ATGAAATGTAGGTTTACCGTATTATTAAGCTGTATCTTGTTTACTTTTTTCTTCACCGGCTGTCAAAACCAATCCGCGTCACAGACTGATAGTGCAGCCGCGGAGGAAGTCTCTGCACTTCCAGCTACCGAAGAAGCCACTGCATCCGAGCCGATCGACGAACCAATCGCTGAAAGTTCCACCGTCGAGGAGGCCGAACCTGAATTACCGCCGGTAAAACTTCCGGCAGCCGAGTATCGTTTAACCATTAAGTATTCTTCTGAGCTGCTTAAAAATGCAGTTGACGGAAGCAATCCTGACAAAACACTGAACATATATCTTCCTGCCAGTTATTATGACAGCGAAAAGCGTTATCCCGTGGTTTACTTTTTTCACGGGTTAGGCTTAACTCCACATACCTTTTACAGGGATTGGGAGGCTTTTGCTCAATATATGCAGGCAGACCCGGATAAGGAATTAATCGTTGTTGAGGTGGACGGTCGGACAGTCAGAGACAATTTCTCTTTCTATGTGAATTCAGAGGTCACCGGCCTCTGGGAGGATTACGTAACTACGGAGATTGTTCCTTTTGTGGATGAAAACTACCGTACGATTGCAGATGCCTCCTCCAGAGGAGCTGCTGGATTTTCCAGCGGAGGATTTTCATGTATTAATTTAACACTTCGGCATCCCGATATTTTTTCCTGCGTTCAGGCTATCAGTCCAGGCTTATTAAAAGATGAAGATTTGCCGGAAGCCTTGAATGGGTGGAATGCTACTCCAGACTTTTTAACAGCTTACGGTCGGGCTTTTGCTCCTGACCCAAAAGCAGAATCCCTTTATAATGTACCCGTTTTAGACGGCTCTCCAGAGGATAATGCCTTATGCGAAAAATGGCTGGACGGTTTTGGTCATCTAGACCAAAAAATAAGTGACTATTTGGCACTAAATAAACCTCTTAATAACATACAGATTATATATGGCGCTCAGGACCCGTATCCTTTGATGCTGGATGGTGCTAAATACTTCTGTGAATTATTAGAAGAAAACGGATTCGATGAACCACTGATAGAACTGCAGATGGGACATACTATTCCGGAGGACTATATCGGGACATACTTCGTTCCTTTCTTTTCCAGCTCTTTGAATTTTAACGAATAA
- a CDS encoding DUF4491 family protein → MHWSGIIIGIIAFLIIGLFHPIVIRIWPVFLILGLICCISSLFLSQIILSGSLAVLGCAMLWSVIELKEQAERVRKGWFPANPKHIKKEHDKKE, encoded by the coding sequence ATGCATTGGTCTGGCATTATTATCGGTATTATAGCCTTTTTAATCATTGGCTTGTTTCACCCTATAGTTATTCGTATATGGCCCGTATTTCTCATTCTCGGGTTAATATGCTGCATATCCTCTTTATTCCTTTCGCAAATCATTTTATCCGGATCTCTTGCAGTATTGGGATGCGCCATGCTTTGGTCGGTAATCGAACTTAAAGAGCAGGCCGAGAGAGTTCGCAAAGGATGGTTTCCTGCAAACCCTAAGCATATAAAAAAAGAACACGATAAAAAGGAGTAG